GAAGCAGGGTCAGGAGTACCAGATAGCGGAGGCTAATTTTACGGTCGGTGGATGGCATTCGGGAGCGGCCGGCGGGGAAAGGCCACCTCCCATTGTAACGGAGCAAGTATTAGCAGGTCAACATGTTTAAACACCTGTAGACTACGCTGTCTTCTTAATGATCAATAACGTAATGTCATCATTGGCCGGCGCCGTACCTGTGAAGGTCGATAATGCGGACTCAACCTTGTCTCTGATCCCGGACGAGCTGCGGTCAAGGTTGTTTAGTAGAACCTCTTTGAGTCTGTCGAGCCCGAATTCATCCTCAGCAAGATTGTTTGCCTCCGAAACGCCGTCCGAATAAACCATTAGGACGTCCCCCGCCGAGAGCGTGAGATCACCGGATTCGTATTCGGCAAATGACATCAGGCCGAGGGGAAGCCCGCCGGAAGAGAGTTCGTCAATTGAGCCCGAGACTCGCCCAACGATCGGCGGGTTGTGCCCCGCGTTGATAAATTCAATGTCGCCCGAGTCACGGTCGAGTTCTCCGACAAAGAGGGTGACAAAACGATTGGCCGGCGTATTTTCGGTCAAATATTCGTTGATCGAGGTGACCAGATCTTTCAGCGGTGCACTTGTGGCGGCCTGAGCATGAACAGCAGCATGAAGACTGGACATCAAGAGTGCGGCAGCCGTTCCCTTTCCGGAAACATCGCCCAGGGCAAACAAGAGCTTTCCGTTAGGCCGCTCAATGAAATCGTAGTAGTCGCCGCCGATCTCGTAGCAGGAAAACGATATACCCTGCATTTCGTATCCCGGAATGTCCGGCGGTTCAGACGGCTGGAACCGCTGTTGTATCTCCGTCGCCAATTCCAGTTCGCGCTCCATCCGTTCCCGGTTGATACGTTCCTCGACGAGGCTCGCGTTCTCTACGCGGATCGACGCAACCGAGGCGAGTGTTGTCAAAATATCCAGATGTTCCTTGCTGAAAGTTGCCTGATGCGTAGGCGAATCAGCATAGATGATGCCGAAGATCTCTCTTTCGTCAACGCTTAATGGAACCGCAAGCACCGAACGGATGCCCTGCAGCACAATTGTCTGAGTGCCAAACTTAGGGTCCTGTTGAGCGTCCGATGTTAGAACAGAATTTCCGCGTTCCAGCACTTCCGACATGACAGCACGGCTGATGCGAATCTCTTCAAGCGGTGTTTCCTTTCCACGTTCGCGGGCTACCTTAACGTCCATTTCGTCATTGGAACCGCGGTCGCGGAGCATTATAACCACGCGGCTCGCCGGTACTGCTTCAAAGACCAAAGAGGCGACGTTATCCAGCGTTTCGTCAAGGCTTCGCGAAGAAAGCAGCGTTACGCCGACCTTGCTTATAAGGCCCAAAAGGTCGCTGCGGGACGATATGGTCGCATCTACGATCTCGGTGGTAGGATACCTCCGTGAAGGCAATGCTATCGTGTTCGTAGGGTCCAGTTGATCCGTCGTATCGGCGATCAAGGCTGAACTTATTGCTTTTGGTACATCGCTCTCGCCGTGGAAGGTGATCCTTGTTTCGCCGATCTGTATCAAGTCACCCGAATTTATCGGGATCGAGCCGGATACCGGTTCTCCATTCAGTCTGGTGCCGTTTGCGGACCCAAGGTCATGGAGCCAAAAGGCATCACCCTCTCGCCGTATTTCCGCGTGTAGTCTGGAGGCAAAGGCGTCCGGTATACATACGTCGCTTCGTGCCGAACGTCCGACCGTTGTTTTTACCTTTGCAAGAGCGAACTCGTCGGTCGCCCCGTTGGGATGGAGAATGATCAAACGCGCCATAGATCAATTTAAGTACTGTTTTGAACCGCGGACAACTACCGTTTTTGCGATCAGATCGTGAAGAGCACGGCCTTTTGAACTAATGCCGGCGATGAAAAATCCGATACCAAGCGTAGCGGGAATGAGTAAGTAACCAAAAACGTTACGCACGATGACCTTTCCCAACGACAAAGGGCCGCCGGCATCCGAAACGATCGTCATTCCGAATAGCCATTTGCCTACGGATCTTCCAAAGATCAGCGGAAGTGCGATGCTGTTAACTACGAATACAATTAAAGTAAGAAGCCATCCCCACAAACCGACTGACGGCGGATTTGCCCGATCAGAAAGCGCGTCAGCGATCACAAGAGCTAGGAGGGGCACCGAAAAAACCAGAATATAGTCTGTCGAAGCGGCGGCAATGCGAAGCGGAAACGGCGCGCGCAATACTCTCGGATCAAATTTGCCTACGATATCGCTGTTAGTTGTGTCCGATGCTGTCATTGTGTTCACATTCGACCGGCGGCGTTAATTGATCAAGAACTGCAGCGTCGTGTCTCCGAGCCTGATCCGGTCTCCGCTCGAGAGATCATACGGAACATGCGGCGGCAGCCTGATGCCATTTCCGGTCTGACTAAAGATCAGTGTACCGTTCGACGAGCCAAGATCCTCTAATTTATACGAATCACCTTCCCGAAATATTCTTGCGTGTTTTCTCGAGATCTTTGTTTGCGGATCAAATCTCGAGAGGTCGACCTCCGGAAAGATATTTGCCGTGGGGTCGCGTCGGCCCACTAAC
This sequence is a window from Acidobacteriota bacterium. Protein-coding genes within it:
- a CDS encoding RDD family protein — encoded protein: MTASDTTNSDIVGKFDPRVLRAPFPLRIAAASTDYILVFSVPLLALVIADALSDRANPPSVGLWGWLLTLIVFVVNSIALPLIFGRSVGKWLFGMTIVSDAGGPLSLGKVIVRNVFGYLLIPATLGIGFFIAGISSKGRALHDLIAKTVVVRGSKQYLN
- a CDS encoding SpoIIE family protein phosphatase, encoding MARLIILHPNGATDEFALAKVKTTVGRSARSDVCIPDAFASRLHAEIRREGDAFWLHDLGSANGTRLNGEPVSGSIPINSGDLIQIGETRITFHGESDVPKAISSALIADTTDQLDPTNTIALPSRRYPTTEIVDATISSRSDLLGLISKVGVTLLSSRSLDETLDNVASLVFEAVPASRVVIMLRDRGSNDEMDVKVARERGKETPLEEIRISRAVMSEVLERGNSVLTSDAQQDPKFGTQTIVLQGIRSVLAVPLSVDEREIFGIIYADSPTHQATFSKEHLDILTTLASVASIRVENASLVEERINRERMERELELATEIQQRFQPSEPPDIPGYEMQGISFSCYEIGGDYYDFIERPNGKLLFALGDVSGKGTAAALLMSSLHAAVHAQAATSAPLKDLVTSINEYLTENTPANRFVTLFVGELDRDSGDIEFINAGHNPPIVGRVSGSIDELSSGGLPLGLMSFAEYESGDLTLSAGDVLMVYSDGVSEANNLAEDEFGLDRLKEVLLNNLDRSSSGIRDKVESALSTFTGTAPANDDITLLIIKKTA